Part of the Halogeometricum sp. S3BR5-2 genome, ACTCGGCCTCCCCTGCGGCCTCCGCTTCGGAGTCGGCGGGTTCGGTCGAATCGGTCGAGTTTACGGAGTCGGTCGAATCGGCCGAACGGGGAGATTCGACCGCTTCGGCCCCCGCGCCTCCCCCGGCGGCCCCCGTTTCGTCCGCGGCCTCCGTTCGGCCCGCGGTTCCGGTTCCGTTCGCCTCCCCGCCCGTCGCGTCCGTTCGCTCGCCCTCGCTCTCGTCGCTCTCTTCCGCTTCCCGCCCCAAATCCGGCCGCCTGAAGTACTGGATTATCGGCGGGAGGACGTACGCCGCGATGGCGACGGCGGCGAACGCCCGGTTGACGAACGTCAGCATCCCGAACGCCGTGAGCGCCGCCGTCGAGACGGTGTGCAGCGACGTCTTCGTGTACCGCCGGAAGAACGCGACGAATCCATCGTCTTGACGACGAGTCATTACGAGGGTGTAGCACCCGAGGCCTGTTGAGTCCTTTCGCCGTCTCGGAGGCGTCTCCGGCCCGATGGGTCGGCCTCGCCGACAACCACCTGAATATACGTGCGTTTGGTTTTATGCCGATACGGCGTACAGAACCGGAGAGATGAGCCGTCAGACGGTCGTCCGACGAACGGAGAGACAGTTAGTATTTACCTCCGCAACAGAAAGCGAAACCGAGGCATGAAACTGGCAGTTCCCACGGATTTCGATATCCTCCGCGCCCTCTCCGACGGGAAGCGAAACACGGCAGTGAACCTCTCGCACATTCTCGACCGGGACCGTTCGTACATCAACACCCGACTGCCGGTGTTGGCCGACTACGACCTCGTCGGGCGCATCGGACCCGCGCAGAACTCCGGACTGTACGCCATCACCGAGAAAGGGCGCGTCGTCCTCTCACAGCGCGACCAGTATCGGACCGACGACGTGGACTTCGACGCGCTTGTGGCGACCCAGTTGAAGACGGCTCGCTCCGACTGAATCGGGGAGGACCGCGGTCCGGGGTTCGGAGCGCGCTGGACGGAGCGCGTCCACCTTTTTGTGCGGCGGAGTCAATCGATACGCATGGTGGCAGGGAGCGGTCGCCTCGGGGCCGCGTTCGCGGTGCGAGCGACGCCGAGAGCGCGGCCCGACGGCGCCCGTGAGAGAGACGGGGCGACCGGATTCGAGGACGGGCGCCGCCTCGGCGTCCGTCTCCCCCGCGCCGCGCGAGGTGTGCGGGGCACCCGACGGTGATGATGGAGTCGCTCCCGCTGGACGGCGACGTGCTCATCCTCGCCGGGGGGCGGGCGAACGTCACGCCCGACAGACTCGTCCCCCTCGTGCGCCGCGCACAGGCCGCTCTCGGCCCGCGGTTCGACGATTACGACCGGCGGTTCGAGTGCGTCCACGCCGACGACGCCCGCGCCCTCTTTCTCGTCCCGCGCGGCCACTGGGCCGAACTCGGCGCCGAACTCGAAATCGAGGCCGAAGCGGCGGACGCGCTCCGCCGCGCGCACGAACAACAACTCCTCCGCGTCGGGTCGAACCGCGGCCGCCGGGAGGAGTTCGAGACGGCGATGGAGATACGCGAAGTCGTCGTCGTCGGTCGGTAGGGCGGCTCGAAAACCGTTTGCCGAACGCTGAACCCACACTCGCCCCGCAGGCGAATCGCTCGCTTTCTCTCCTCGCCCGTCTCCTCTCGACCGACGGCCAGCGCGAAGCCGCGCCTCTCCCGCGTCGCGCGGTTTGATATCGCGGGAGCTGGTTTATCCCGCCGACCGCCGATGGCCTCCGAATCCGTCGACGTCGAGGAGGAGAGGTCCGAAAGGGCCGAAAGCCGTCCGAACGACGCGAGTCGTCGGTTCGCCGTCGAGTCCGCCGCGCTTCAGACTGACCCCGCCTGTTCCGCGCCGTCGGGGGTCGGGGACCGACTGTCGACGCTATCGACCGATTCGGCCGGGTACGCGGGTCAGTCCGAAGGACGCTTTCGGTCCGTCACCTCTCTGCCCTCCTTCGTCGCTCTCGCTCGACAACCGTGAACTCCATAGCGCGATATCGAACGGCATCTCGGCCGAGAAGAGCGGGTCGGTCCTGGGGCGCTCCGAAAGGAGGTCAGTCGCTCGATGACGGACTGGGTCCGGAGTCGGGCGAGGCGTTCGCCTGCACGGTCTCTTCGACCTGCGTGTACACGAGGACGAACCCGACGAGAGCGAGTAGCGCGCCGAAGACGAACGGCGTCGCGTACGGCTGACCGACCGGGAGTTCGACGCCCGAGAGGTAGCCCGCCGACAGGGGGCCGATGGCGACGCCGAGACCGAACGACATCGTCAGCACGGACATCGTCGTCCCGGAACTCCGCCCGGCGGCGATATCGCCCGCCAGCGCCATCGCCGGGGCGAGCACCGCCGCGCCGGCGACGCCCTGCACGAAGCGGGCGACGACCATGCCGAGCGGCGTCACGACGAAGCCCTCCACGAACGTCGCCGGAATCAACAGCAGCAGGCCGGCGAGGATGAACGGCCTCCGCCCGTACTCGTCGCTCCACATCCCGATAGGTCGCTGCAGGAGTACCTGCGCCAGCGTGAACGAGGCGAACTCGATACCGAACATGGTCGCGCTCTGTCCGAGCGCGCTGTTGACCTGCGTCTGGAGCGGTTCGAGCAGCGCGATGCCGATGGCGATGAACAGCGAGGCCAACCCGAGCGTGAACACGGGGTCGAGCAGGTTGTCGCCGACGTGGTCGCGGACGGCGATGTTCAGGTCCTCGCCGGCGCTGGCCTCCTCCTCCTCGCTCACCTCGGGGTCCGAGACGAGCAGGGTGACGAGCACCGCGCCGAGGAGGGCGCTCACCGTCGCCACGTAGAAGGCCGCCTCGAACCCGGTCAGCGCCCGACCGAACACCCGGTAGGGACCGCGGTTGATGACGGCGCCCGCGACGACGGGGCCCAGGCCGAACCCGACCATCCGGAACGTGTTGAACGTCCCCATCGACTCCCCGCGGGCGGTGTCGGCCGCCAGTTCGTTCACCAGGGCGACGGTGGCCGGAATCGTGAACGCGACGCCGAGACCCTGTCCGAGGCGAATGAGGAGAATCGCGCCGTAGCTGTCGACCAGCGAGTACGCGAAGTTCGCCACCGTGAGCACGAGCAGTCCGACGACGACGAATATCCGCCGCTTGCCCGTCCGGTCGGAGAGTTTGCCGACGAACGGCTGGAGGGCGCTGTTGAAGAAGCCGTACGCCGAGAGGATGATGCCCGTGACGAGCGCCGGCGCGAGGCCGAACGTCCCGCCGCCGACGACGCCGCTCGTGATGTACAGCGGCAGGACGACGATCAGGAAGGAGTTGCCCAGCGAGTCGGCCATCCGCGCGACTCCGAGCGCGAGGATGCGTCGGTCGACGTCGGTGATGCCCACTACGGGGACCCTCCTCCGCGATGCGTGTACGAGTCGTAGATGCGTGTTTCTGTCATAATCGGGTTGACTGACCACTCAGTCAGTGCTCGTAGTCGCTAACTCCGTCTCGCGTAAAATGCTGTTGCGTCCGGCAACCCGCGCCTCGGCCCGAAAGGACCGCGTTCGCCGACGGTCGTCCGTGCCGGAAGCGGTAGCGGTTTGGTCGGACGGCGACGAGGGGTAGCCGTGCCCGTCTCTCACGTCCCGCCCGCGGTCCGACGCGGCGTCCGCGACGCGACTCCCGTCGCGGTCGGCATCGTACCGTTCGGACTGATCACGGGCGTCGCTTCCGTCAAGGCGGGCCTCTCGCCGGCGCAGGCGGTCGGATTCTCCTTCCTCGCCTTCGCGGGCGCCTCGCAGTTGGCCGTCGTCGACCTCCTGGGCCGGAACGCGACGCTGGCCGTGGCCGTCCTCACGGGCGTCGTCATCAACCTCCGGCTCCTGATGTTCTCGGCGTCCATCGCACCGTACTTCCGGCCGTTCGACTCGCGCCGGAAGACGCTCTCCTCGTACCTCCTCACGGACCAGGCCTACGCGCTCGCCGTCTCGTGGTACCGCGAGGCGGACCCGGATTCGACGGCGCGCTTCCGGTACTTCGTCGCCGCCGGGGGGTGGCTGTGGGTCGTCTGGCAGGCGTCGCTGGTCGCCGGGGTGGTCGCGGGCGCGAACGTGCCCGAGTCGTGGGGGTTGGAGTTCGCCGTCCCCCTCGTGTTCTTGGGTCTTCTCGTCCCCGCCGTCTCGACCCGACCGACCCTCGCGGCGGCCGTCGTCGGCGGCGGCGTGGCCGTCGCGGGCGACGTCGTCACCGTGGGCGGAAGCCCGGGGCTGCCGTACAACCTCTCGCTCGTCGTCGGCGCCGTCGCGGGCGTCCTCGCCGGCGTCGCCGTCTCCGCGGCGGGCGGCGGAGGTGACGGGGACGCAGACGACGGGAGCGACGGCGACCCGGAGACGCCCGAGGAGGCGGGGGACTGATGCCCACCGAGTACGGTCCGGTCGCCGTCTGGGGCGTCGCCGTCGCCGTCGGCCTCGCCACGTTCGCCGTCCGCGGGTCGTTCGTCTACCTGTTCGGCCGCGTCGAGTCGGTGCCGCCGCGGGTGACGCAGGCGCTCCGGTTCGTCCCGCCCGCGGTGTTCGCCGCCCTCGTCGTCCCCTCGCTGGTGGTCGTCGACGGCTCGGCCGACCTCTCGCCCGTCGCCGTCTCCCTCTCACGGGGCTTCTCCGTCGCCGTCGGCAACGAGCGACTTCTCGCGGGCATCGTCGCGGCGGGCGCCGCGTGGGTCACGGAGGACGTCTTCGCCACCATCGCCGCCGGCATGGCGACGCTGTGGCTCCTCCGCTTCGTCGTCTGACTCGAAACGGCCGCCGCGGGCGCTGGCGACCCCGCCTACCGGCGGACGAAGAACACGGCGATTCCGACCACCAACAGCAGGATTCCCCAGAACAGCGAACTCCCCGGGAGCACCGCGAGGAGGAGGGTGACGATACCGGACGTGATGAGAGACCAACCGAGGGTCGTGCGATAGCCCATGGGCGTGTTCGACCGCCGACGCGGTTGTGCGTTCTGCCGGTAGCTACTTACAACCGCGACTGACTCACCGACGCGCCCCCGGTGGCGTCGACGATGACGGTGGCCGGACCGCGCGGCGGGCACGACCACCACGACGAGTAGAAGGGGTCGCCGTCGTCGACGCGCACGCGCAGGCCGTACCGGCCGGAGTCCTCGACGGGGACGACGCTGGCCCGTTCGTCGGGGGCGAGGTCCCAGCGCTCCGCGAACAGCGTCTCGTCTCCCCCGGACTCGACGGCGACGCTCACCGCGTGGGGTTCGTCGTCGGCGTTCAACACGACGAGTTCGGAGTTGGCCGGTCCGCACCCGGTCGTCCGCCCTTCGAGGTCGACGAACAGGCTCGGTTGGTCCGGCACGGACCACGGCCGCGTCAGCGTCTCGCCGTCGCTGTCGCCGTCGCCGTCGATGTCGACGCGGACCCGGTACTCCCCGGTCCGGTAGGTGACGGGTATCTCCACCTGCGTCCGCGCCGGCGCGTCGTAGGTCGCCGCGAGGACCGTCCGACCGTCGAGTTCGACGCCCACGCGCGCCGTCCGCGCCGCCGACGCGGGATTTCGGAGGACGAGGCTGGCGGGCGCGTACCACCGCCCGACGCCGCTCCCGGTCAGCGGCGGGCCTCCCTCGTCCTCTCCGCCCCCCGAGGCGAGGCGACAGGCGCCGCGGCAGACGGCGGTTCGCCAGAACTCGAACCCCTCCGCCGACAGCGTCAGCGAGAGGCCGTCGAGTCGCTCCTCGGCGTCCCACTCGAACGTCCCCCGCCTCCCGTCGACGGCCTCCGCGACGACGCGGTACGGCCCCGGAGCCGGCAGTCGCGCGACGACGGGCCGGCGCTCGCCGGGCGCCAGTTCGAGGCTCTCCACGAACGCCGTCTCCCCGGCGGGGGACTCGACGGCGACGGTGACGTACCCCGCCGTCGCGTGCGGGTTGCCCAGCGAGACGGTCTGCTCGAACGACGCCGTCGCGGCCGTCGTCCCCGCCGACGCCGACGTTCGGTCCGCCGCGCCTCCGGACCCCTCGCTTCCGCTCTCCGTTCCGTCCTCGCGCCGCGTTCCGTCGCTCTCGCCGTCGTCGAACAGCGCGTTGCACCCCGCCAGCCCCGCCGCTCCGAGCGTCGCCAGCGTCCCGAGGAGGGCGCGTCTGGTCGGCGTGCGTCCCATGGGAAGGGGTTCGGCGGTGCGGAGAAAAGTGCGTCGCGAACGCGGAACGCGGGTCGCCGAGCGACGCTACCGCACGAGGAAGGCGTCGATTCCCTCGCGGGCGCGCACGAGGAGCGTGCTTCGGCGGGTGACGACGAGCGTCCGGACGTTCGTCACCGACTCCCCGCTCCCCTCCCCGTCCCCGCCGAGCGACATCTCCGCG contains:
- a CDS encoding ArsR family transcriptional regulator yields the protein MKLAVPTDFDILRALSDGKRNTAVNLSHILDRDRSYINTRLPVLADYDLVGRIGPAQNSGLYAITEKGRVVLSQRDQYRTDDVDFDALVATQLKTARSD
- a CDS encoding MFS transporter; translated protein: MGITDVDRRILALGVARMADSLGNSFLIVVLPLYITSGVVGGGTFGLAPALVTGIILSAYGFFNSALQPFVGKLSDRTGKRRIFVVVGLLVLTVANFAYSLVDSYGAILLIRLGQGLGVAFTIPATVALVNELAADTARGESMGTFNTFRMVGFGLGPVVAGAVINRGPYRVFGRALTGFEAAFYVATVSALLGAVLVTLLVSDPEVSEEEEASAGEDLNIAVRDHVGDNLLDPVFTLGLASLFIAIGIALLEPLQTQVNSALGQSATMFGIEFASFTLAQVLLQRPIGMWSDEYGRRPFILAGLLLLIPATFVEGFVVTPLGMVVARFVQGVAGAAVLAPAMALAGDIAAGRSSGTTMSVLTMSFGLGVAIGPLSAGYLSGVELPVGQPYATPFVFGALLALVGFVLVYTQVEETVQANASPDSGPSPSSSD
- a CDS encoding AzlC family ABC transporter permease, with product MPVSHVPPAVRRGVRDATPVAVGIVPFGLITGVASVKAGLSPAQAVGFSFLAFAGASQLAVVDLLGRNATLAVAVLTGVVINLRLLMFSASIAPYFRPFDSRRKTLSSYLLTDQAYALAVSWYREADPDSTARFRYFVAAGGWLWVVWQASLVAGVVAGANVPESWGLEFAVPLVFLGLLVPAVSTRPTLAAAVVGGGVAVAGDVVTVGGSPGLPYNLSLVVGAVAGVLAGVAVSAAGGGGDGDADDGSDGDPETPEEAGD
- a CDS encoding AzlD domain-containing protein, whose translation is MPTEYGPVAVWGVAVAVGLATFAVRGSFVYLFGRVESVPPRVTQALRFVPPAVFAALVVPSLVVVDGSADLSPVAVSLSRGFSVAVGNERLLAGIVAAGAAWVTEDVFATIAAGMATLWLLRFVV